In one Burkholderiales bacterium GJ-E10 genomic region, the following are encoded:
- a CDS encoding sensory box protein, whose product MAHMTIATTTDESHFGAGRSGGFGWPGHELAASIGQRPLLDALLNHAAVGIAVARDRRVLYVNAAMATLVDRPPQEIIGQSTRILYATEDDHACVGAAYGELRVQGEAHVRNVRVANATGRLVLTDIHMQVCTSADGQTVIAMFLDVTDREIQAGQLQRAQRLYRALIFEGNVLLRSRSEHAMLRDTCRALTAATCFHAAWIGRPDKQGRIRMLAQAGEGAAGLANLDIPLTDEEHGPLVVRAWKTRSRVFNNDHLGDPRLAPWREFLQKHRWYAALAAPVWRRGEIWAVLVFVSPERDVFDAETLRLCDQVADLLGHGLDQFDLREHLTRQQRDEAYRARHDPLTGLPNRSVLEEFLPQAIARAKRLGGTVVAVGFIDLDGFKLVNDEFGHAVGDELLRQLAGRLKPLLRGADLVVRLGGDEFVIVLNDLDADRAMTELQTALNRLHGVVEAPFDLGDGKHASVGMTVGVALYPADGVDSDALLRKADAAMYLAKSNKADRSLWWSLDTGKPPSLPSSSPDVGAYGVQAGQILRRHFPSLEKATFPFVETFYHSMLGDHSMAAILRSLDAAEFGHLKRRQVEHLCNLFAPEKTPQDVVAAATQLGRVHALCGVKAGMLAHMASRYRAMLKDQWIRLLPEAANRVHMAEIVNVRIADDLRAQMESHGDTIGAMFSYLGEPISDANQMWIDTVRQEIERLAQQPGTQMAAIVEPNIHGVFHFLCSGGAQAQAFVDDVPADRYPVVDGNSALNRGLVGQCWRNRRIITTAALQRTEGTEPWRDLFVRLNMRSAVAVPIFDQANVVCAVLLVYGAYPNQYESSWARNMLGILQVRWNQIWRLRKPERMALSLSQTQSASRLRRLFSGGLQMWMQPLVDLRSGKVVKVESLARLCMPSGKVFGPAEFLPLLGRREQRRLFDMGLEQSLRALRQWEEDGVVLDVSFNLPPSLLHDSTLPDLLQAALRDAGISPKRLTLELLESEELDSPEQERLLLELKSLGFKIAIDDLGAGYGSLQRMKDLPISVLKIDQGLVSGLHRDPLRVLSMVSAMVRLGKDLDFEVVVEGLEDDALIEMARVVGADYGQGYGLARPMPAQDVAAWVKGFTFHAGTPLHTALGVLSYQRMVTRDSDPCRGRIPDPEDCPIRGFLTRNGMEDSLLAQAHAQFQAGVDVAENSACVTAQLVALVREELLSHAPSPS is encoded by the coding sequence GTGGCGCACATGACGATCGCGACTACAACCGACGAATCCCATTTTGGCGCTGGTCGAAGTGGCGGTTTCGGGTGGCCCGGCCATGAGCTTGCGGCCTCGATTGGGCAGCGCCCGCTGCTGGATGCGCTTCTCAATCACGCCGCCGTGGGCATCGCCGTCGCCCGCGATCGCCGCGTGTTGTATGTCAATGCGGCAATGGCCACGTTGGTGGACCGTCCGCCGCAGGAGATCATCGGTCAGTCCACCCGTATTCTCTACGCGACCGAGGACGACCACGCTTGTGTCGGCGCAGCGTATGGGGAACTGCGGGTGCAGGGCGAAGCCCATGTGCGGAACGTACGGGTGGCGAACGCAACCGGTCGCTTGGTCCTGACCGACATCCACATGCAAGTCTGTACGTCCGCGGATGGGCAGACCGTCATCGCGATGTTCCTGGACGTAACGGACCGCGAGATCCAGGCCGGTCAGTTGCAGCGCGCGCAGCGTCTGTATCGCGCCCTCATTTTCGAGGGCAACGTCTTGCTGCGTTCCCGCAGCGAGCATGCGATGCTGCGGGATACATGCCGGGCGCTTACCGCGGCGACCTGTTTTCATGCCGCGTGGATCGGCCGTCCCGACAAACAGGGGCGGATTCGGATGCTGGCGCAGGCGGGGGAGGGTGCCGCAGGGCTTGCGAACCTGGATATCCCGCTCACCGACGAAGAGCACGGGCCGTTGGTCGTACGTGCCTGGAAGACGCGAAGTCGCGTGTTCAACAACGACCACCTCGGCGATCCGCGGCTGGCTCCATGGCGGGAGTTCCTGCAGAAGCATCGCTGGTATGCCGCACTGGCGGCCCCGGTGTGGCGCAGGGGCGAGATCTGGGCAGTCCTGGTGTTCGTATCCCCCGAACGCGATGTGTTTGACGCGGAAACCCTCCGTCTATGCGATCAGGTCGCCGACTTGCTGGGGCACGGTCTGGATCAGTTTGATTTGCGCGAGCATCTGACCAGGCAGCAACGCGATGAAGCGTACCGCGCTCGGCACGATCCGCTCACCGGCTTGCCAAATCGATCCGTTCTGGAGGAATTCCTGCCGCAGGCCATTGCCCGAGCCAAGCGCCTCGGGGGCACCGTGGTCGCCGTCGGATTCATCGATCTGGACGGTTTCAAACTCGTCAACGACGAATTCGGTCACGCCGTCGGCGACGAGTTGTTGCGCCAACTGGCCGGTCGACTCAAACCCTTGTTGCGTGGGGCGGACCTCGTCGTCCGCCTGGGGGGCGACGAGTTCGTCATCGTTCTGAATGATCTGGATGCCGATCGGGCGATGACCGAACTCCAAACCGCCTTGAATCGTCTGCATGGCGTGGTGGAGGCGCCATTCGATCTGGGAGACGGCAAACATGCAAGCGTGGGGATGACCGTGGGGGTGGCACTCTATCCTGCCGACGGTGTGGATTCCGACGCCTTGCTGCGGAAGGCCGACGCCGCCATGTATCTCGCGAAATCGAACAAGGCGGATCGATCCCTCTGGTGGAGTCTGGATACGGGGAAACCTCCGTCCTTGCCCTCATCCAGTCCCGATGTGGGCGCCTACGGGGTCCAGGCGGGCCAGATTCTGCGCCGCCATTTCCCCTCTCTGGAAAAAGCGACGTTTCCTTTCGTGGAAACGTTTTATCACAGCATGCTGGGCGACCATTCGATGGCGGCCATTTTGCGCTCCCTGGATGCTGCCGAGTTTGGCCACCTCAAACGGCGCCAGGTGGAGCACTTGTGCAATCTCTTCGCTCCGGAAAAGACTCCGCAGGACGTCGTTGCGGCCGCTACGCAACTGGGCCGTGTTCATGCGCTCTGCGGCGTGAAGGCAGGCATGCTGGCACACATGGCAAGCCGATACCGCGCCATGTTGAAAGATCAATGGATTCGGCTCCTGCCGGAAGCCGCAAATCGCGTCCACATGGCGGAGATCGTCAACGTCCGGATCGCGGATGACTTGCGCGCCCAGATGGAATCGCATGGCGACACCATCGGTGCGATGTTTTCCTACCTCGGTGAGCCGATTTCGGATGCCAATCAGATGTGGATCGATACGGTCCGTCAGGAGATCGAACGGTTGGCGCAGCAGCCCGGCACGCAGATGGCGGCGATCGTGGAGCCCAATATCCACGGGGTTTTTCACTTCCTCTGCAGCGGCGGTGCGCAAGCACAGGCGTTTGTGGATGACGTGCCGGCCGATCGCTACCCCGTCGTCGACGGCAATTCCGCCCTGAACCGGGGTCTTGTCGGTCAGTGCTGGCGCAACCGACGGATCATCACCACTGCCGCCCTGCAGCGTACCGAGGGCACCGAGCCTTGGCGGGACCTGTTTGTCCGGTTGAACATGCGCAGTGCCGTCGCAGTCCCGATTTTCGATCAAGCCAACGTCGTGTGCGCGGTGTTGTTGGTCTACGGTGCCTATCCCAATCAGTACGAATCTTCCTGGGCACGAAACATGTTGGGCATCCTCCAGGTGCGCTGGAACCAGATCTGGCGCCTACGCAAGCCGGAACGGATGGCGCTGAGTTTGTCGCAGACCCAATCGGCGAGTCGGCTTCGGAGGCTGTTTTCCGGCGGTCTGCAGATGTGGATGCAACCGCTGGTCGATCTGCGCAGCGGCAAGGTGGTCAAGGTCGAATCCTTGGCGCGGCTGTGCATGCCATCCGGAAAGGTTTTCGGACCGGCGGAATTCCTGCCGCTATTGGGACGGCGGGAGCAGCGGCGGCTTTTCGATATGGGTCTGGAGCAAAGTCTGCGGGCGCTGCGGCAGTGGGAGGAAGACGGGGTTGTTCTGGATGTGTCGTTCAATTTGCCACCGAGTTTGCTGCACGATTCCACGCTACCCGATCTCCTGCAGGCCGCCTTGCGCGACGCCGGGATCTCGCCCAAGCGGCTGACCTTGGAATTGTTGGAATCCGAGGAACTGGACAGTCCGGAGCAGGAACGTCTGCTGCTGGAACTCAAGTCGCTCGGGTTCAAGATCGCCATCGACGATTTGGGCGCGGGCTACGGCAGCTTGCAGCGCATGAAGGACTTGCCGATATCGGTTTTGAAGATCGATCAGGGCCTGGTGTCGGGTTTGCACCGCGACCCGCTGCGGGTGCTATCGATGGTCAGTGCGATGGTTCGCCTTGGCAAGGATCTGGATTTTGAAGTGGTGGTGGAGGGTCTGGAAGACGACGCCCTGATCGAAATGGCGCGCGTGGTCGGGGCGGATTACGGTC